The DNA sequence GCTCGATGGCCCGGGCGCAGATCGCATGCACCTGGATGTGGTCGGGATGCCCGTAGCTGCCCACCGGGTCGTAACCGACGAGGACCTGCGGACGCGTCTGACAGATCAGCTCGGCCAAGACCTCGGCCGGTACGGTACCGGCTCCGATGAATGCCCGCGGGTGGTCGTTCGACGGCGCCCCGGCCATGCCCGAGTCACGCCACCGGCCGGCGCCGCCCAGGAACACCGGTGCGAGGGATCCGGCCGCTGGAGCGCTCAGCTCCGCCAGGGCCCGGGTCAGTTCGCTGATCCGGTAGCCCCCGAGCTGATCGGCACCGCCGTCTGCGGCCAGACCACTCCACTGTTCCCCGATCACCTCGCCCTCCTCACCCAGCGTGCAGGTGACGACGGTGACCTCTGCTCCGTCGGCCAGGTACTTCGCGATTGTGCCGCCGGTGGTGATGGTCTCGTCGTCGGGATGGGCGTGCACGAACAGCAAACGGTTCAAGGTGAGAGTTCTCTTTTCAGTTTCCGGTCTGCTGCTGCCAGCCCGCGGACCCACCGAAGATACCCGTCTGAACCGGCCCGGTGACAGGTGCGCCGGTCACCAGCGGCGATACCGCCGTGGTGAGGACGTCCTGATAGACGGGCAGATACACCGATTGGTCGTCGAGGAGTCGCTGGGCGGCGCGGAGATCCTCGGTGGGGTCGTCGGCCGAGATGGCCCGCGCCGACAGCGCCTGCAGTGCCGGGTCGCACAGACCGGACACATTGCTGGTGTACCGCGGTTCGGTGCGCTCCTCGGGTGCCTGCGACGAGCTCGACGCCGACTCGGTGGGGCCGGGAGAGGGTGTCGCCGACAGGCTGGGACCGGGTTCACCCGAGACCGATGTCTCCGTGGTCGCCTCGGTACTGAGGCATTCGGTGTTCGATGCCAGTGCGGTGGCGGGCGACTCGCCCGCGCGGCTCCAGCCCACGACGATGTCGACCTGACGGCCGGTCAGAGCCGAGCTGTAGAGGTCGGCGGTGGACAGGCTGACGGTCTCGGCGCGGATTCCCGAGCGGCCCAGCTGGTCCACGATGTTCGCGGCCGCGGCGCCGGTCCTTGGATCACCGCTGACCGAGGCAACCCGCACGATGAGGGGTTCACCGTCCCGCTCCACCTGCTGGACGCCCACGGGCAGGCGGGGCAGATCGCCGGCTGGGGTCTGCGGGGTCGGTGTGCCCGACACGTCAGACGAACCGGGTGCAGTGGTCGTGGTCTCCGTTGTCGTCGAGCCCGGCGCATCCGACGGGATCGATTCGTCCGACGGGGTCGGCGGCGGTTCGGCCAGTCCCCGGCGATACCCGGCGGCCGATATCCACCCATCGATCTGCTGAGGTGTGGCAACCGTGCGCGGAACGGGGTAATAACCCGGGTCCGATGGTGCGTACACCGAGTTCATGGCCGGCAGCACCTCGGTGTCGTCCGCGCCGGCGTAGGTGACGAGCTGGGTGTCGATGGAACCGAGCACCGCCCGCCGCAGATCCAGATCGGCCATCGAGTCGGTTCGGGTGTTCACCGTGATCCCGAGCGTGCGGGACTGGGCCACCTTCCCGGTCTGGACACCGCCGATGCTGCCGAGGTTGGCGCCCAGGGCCGGCCCGCCGCTGATCGCGGCGACGCGCGTGTCGCCTGAGCGCATCGAATCCGCCACCTGGCTGATGGTTCCGGCGCGCCGAAGGGTCAGCCGATCGACGATTGCCGGCTTGAGCCAGAACCGATCGTTGCGGATCATCCGCACCTCGTCGCGGCTGTGGTCGATGCCGCTGATCGTGAAGGGGCCTCCGGACGCCGGGAAGCCGCTGTCCATGCCCGACTGGAAGCCACCGGGAGCGCCCTTGAGCACATGCGACGGCAGGAGGTCGTTGAACAGCTCCCGCCATGCCGGGTACGGCGCCGCGAAGGTCGCGGTGACCTCTTTGCCACCGCCGCCGCTGCGGACATCGGTGATCAGCCGATATCCGGCCGGCGCGGTGACGTTGGGTTGCCGCGACATCTGCTGCCAGAGGTAGATGAAATCCTCTGCGGTGATCGGCAGCCCGTCGGACCACTGGGCGTCCTCGTGGATGCGGTAGGTGATCGTGAACGGCGCGGTGCCGGTCACCTCCGCGCTGGTGAGCAGAGCCGGGTCCATCACCCATCCCACCCGCGGGCCGTCGGCGACCGGCCGGAATGAACTGGGCAACGTCATCGCCGCGACCGCTGTGGTCACCGCCGACTGGTCCGCGGCCAGGTGCGGGTTGAAGCCGATACCGATCGAGTCGGTGGCGACGTACAGCACCTGGCCTGACGGCTCGGTGGGCTCGGGCGGGACCGAATTGGTCTGCTGCACAGGGGGCGGCGGGTCTGCGACGCACGCCGTGACGAGCATGAGACACGCCGCGACGAGCCCCAAGCACCTCAGCGCCTTGGTATCCAACCGCGATTGTCCGGCAGCGTCGCCCGTCATCAACTCCCCGTCGTCGATCCTTCGCCCGATGTCAGCTCACACAGCGAGTCAGCTGACGCTCTGGTTGCGGGCCTTGGTCTTCGACCGCTCACGTGCGCGGGTGTTCGAGTCGAGGTTGACCTTGCGCACCCGGACGACCTCCGGGGTGACCTCGACACACTCGTCGTCGGTACAGAACTCCATCGCAGCCTCGAGTTCGAGCTTGATGGGCTTGGCGAGGGTCTCCATCACATCGGCGGAGGACTGACGCATGTTGGTCAGCTTCTTCTCCTTGGTGACGTTGATGTCGAGGTCCTCCATGCGCGGGTTGATACCCACGACCATGCCCTCGTAGGTGTCGGCGCCCGGCTCGACGAAGAACGTTCCCCGGTCGGCCAGCTGGATCATGGCGAACGGCGTGACCGTTCCGGCGCGGTCCGAGACCAGCGAACCGGTGTGGCGGGCGCGGATCTCGCCGCCCACGGCGCATAGCCGTCGAACACCGCGTTCGCGATACCGGTGCCACGGGTCTCGGTCAAAAAGTCGGTGCGGAATCCGATCAGACCGCGCGAAGGAACGACGAACTCCATCCGGACCCAGCCACTGCCGTGGTTGGCCATGTCGCCCATCCGACCCTTACGGGCGGCGAGCAGCTGCGTGACCGCACCCAGGTACTCCTCGGGTACGTCGATCGTCAGATGCTCGAACGGCTCGTGCAGCTTGCCGTCGACCTGCTTGGTGACCACCTGCGGCTTGCCGACGGTCAGCTCGAAGCCTTCGCGTCGCATCTGCTCGACAAGGATTGCCAGAGCGAGCTCACCACGACCCTGGACCTCCCAGGCGTCCGGACGACCGATGTCGAGGACACGCAACGACACGTTGCCGACGAGCTCGCTGTCGAGGCGGTCCTTGACCATGCGGGAGGTGAGCTTGTGCCCCTTGACCCGACCGACCAGCGGTGAGGTGTTGGTGCCGATGGTCACCGAGATGGCCGGCTCATCGACCGTGATCCGGGGCAGTGCGATCGGATGATCGACGTCGGCGAGGGTGTCGCCGATCATGATCTCCGGCATGCCGGCCACGGCCACGATGTCGCCGGCGACGGCGGTTTCTGCGGGAGTGCGCGCGACGCCGACGGTGACGAGCAGTTCGGTGATCTTGGCGCGTTCGGTGACGGGCTCGCCGTTGACCTCACGCAGCCAGGCGACGGTCTGGCCCTTCTTCAAGGTGCCGGCGTAGAGGCGGACCAGCGCGAGCCTGCCGAGGAACGCCGAGGCGTCGAGGTTGGTGACGTGGGCCTGCAGAGGCGCGTCGAGATCACCTTTGGGGGCCGGGACGTACGAGAGCAGCACGTCGAAGAGTGCGTCGAGGTTCTCGCCATCGGGAACCTGGCCGTTCTCCGGAGCGGTGGTGCTGGCGATACCCGCACGACCCGAGGCGTACAGGACCGGCAGGTCGAGAGCGAGTTCGGCGGCCTCGGCGGCTTCGTCGTCGACGTCGGACGCGAGGTCGAGCAGGAGGTCGTGGCTCTCCTCGACGACCTCGGCGATACGCGCATCCGGACGGTCGGTCTTGTTGACGACGAGGATCACGGGCAACGACGCGGCGAGTGCCTTACGCAGCACGAACCGGGTCTGCGGCAGCGGACCCTCGGACGCGTCGACCAGGAGCACAACACCGTCGACCATGGACAGGCCGCGCTCGACCTCACCGCCGAAGTCGGCGTGGCCGGGGGTGTCGATGACATTGATGACCACTTCGGTGCCGTCGGGCTGACGACGGTGCACCGCGGTGTTCTTGGCCAGGATCGTGATGCCCTTTTCCCGTTCGAGGTCGCCGGAATCCATCACACGATCGACGAGTTCGGCGCGTTCCTCGAAAACGCCCGATTGCCGCAGCATCGCATCAACCAGGGTGGTTTTCCCGTGGTCGACGTGCGCAACGATCGCGACGTTGCGGAAATTGGGGGCAGCAGTCACTGAAGTTCTCCGGACGTGAAGTGGGCATGTCAAAAAGGTCGAGCGAGGTGCTCAGACCAATACAGGGTATCCGGTACCCCGGTGAGAGCGCCGTCACAGGACACATCGACCCCAGAATTAAGGTGCTGCTAACCTAACTTTTCCGGGTACGCACCGACACGAAGAGGTCAGCAGTGGGCAAGAAGAAGGCGGCAGACGTCTGCAGCATGAAGGCGAAAAAGAAGTGCTGCCGATCGTCCACCCGGTGCCTGCGCTGCCCCGTGGTGATCCACAAGATGCAGAAGTTCGCTGATCAGGGCATGTCCAACAAGGAACTCACCAAAGCCCTCAAGAAGGTTCGTTCCCGCGCTGCCTGACGGCCAACAGTTCAACAAGGTCATCGAGCCAGACCGCGTCCGCGGGCACGAGTTCACCCCGCGCCGCCATCGACTCGAGTTCCGGGGTCTCGACCCACCGCACGGCCGAGTGTTCCGCCGGCCGGGGCGACCCTTTGATCAGATCAGCGGCCAGCGCCACCAAGACGAGGTCGGCGCGCAACGGTACGGGCTCCCCTAGTTGCCGACCGACTCGTACCTCGATGCCGAGTTCCTCGCCGAGTTCGCGGCGCAGAGCTTGTTCACGGCTCTCCCCCGCCTCGACCTTTCCGCCCGGCAGTTCCCACAACCCGGCGACCTCCGTGGGATAGGTCCGTTGCGCGAGCAGCAGCCGACCATCCCCGATCACTGCTCCGGCGACGACCTCACGCATCGGCGTCCTCCGTGCTGTGTTCGGTGATGACCGCAAGCCGGTGTGCGTCGAGCACAATCGCCATCCGATCACCCAACGACACCGCAGCGTTGCTCACGGCATCCACGTCGATTCCCGCCACCGACAGCCGCACTCGTGTGCCCTCCGGCAGCGACGCCACATGCCGCACCGTTCCGACGGGCGCCGACTGCCCGGCATCGGCAAGCGGTAAGGCCGCGACAGCATCCGGCCGTAGCCCTATTCGCACTTGCCCGTCGGGAACATCCAGCGCAACCGCGCCGAGGTCGCTGTCCAACACACCCGCGCGAACGGTCCCTTTGAAGATGGTTGTGCACCCGATGAACCGAGCGACCCGTTCGTTTCGCGGTGCGCGCCACAACGACGCCGGGTCGTCGTGCTGGATGATCCGACCCCGGTCCATCACGGCGATGTGGTCGGCCATCAACGCCGCCTCGGTGTGGTCGTGGGTCACCACGATGGTGGGAGTGCCTGTGGCGTCGATGATCTCGGCGATCTCGACAGCGAGTCGTTCACGAAGTTGCCGATCGAGGGCCGAAAGGGGTTCGTCGAGCAACAACAGGCGAGGACGAGGGGCAAGAGCGCGGGCCAGTGCCACCCGCTGCTGCTGCCCACCCGACAACTCGGCGACCTGCCGGTTCCCGTACCCGGAGAGATCAACCAGGTCCAGCATCTCTGCCACCCGGGCGGCGGTGGCATCTTTACGCCAACGCCGGGCACGCAATCCGTATCCGATGTTGTCTGCGACGCTGCGTCCGGGCAGCAACTGTCCGTCCTGGAACACCACCCCGAAGTCGCGCCGATGAGTCGCGATCGGCGCCAGATCCGCTCCGTCGAACGTGATCGTGCCGCCGGTCAGCGGTTCCAGGCCGGCGATGGCGCGGATGAGAGTGGATTTGCCACATCCCGACGGACCCAGCAGTGCCGTGATGGCCGATCCCTCGGTGCCGATCGACAAGCTGAGGTCGTCGAGGACGGTTTCGGACCGATAACCGACTGTCACAGAGGATAATTGGAGCATCTCAGAACTCGCCTCCCCGTTCTTCGCGACGGACGACCTCGATCAGGGTGACCACCACGGCGGTCACCACCAGCATCATCACCGAGCAGGCCATCGCGGTCGCGAAGTTGCCCGACCCGGGCCGGGCAAGGGACGAACCGATCAGTACCGGCACCGTTGTGGTGTCGGGACGAGCGACAAAACTGGTCGCCCCGAACTCCCCGAGCGCGATGACAAAAGCGAAACCCGCTGCAGCGCATAGTGCCCGCCTGATGACCGGGAAGTCGACGGTCCACCACACCCGCAACGGACCGGCCCCCAGGGTGGCCGTCGCCTGACGCAGCCGCCTGTCGATCAGACCCATGGCCGGCACGAGGATCCGGATGACCAGTGGGCACGCGATCAGGGCCTGCACCGCGGGCACGATGACCGGCGAGGTGCTCACCTCCCGCGGCATCGCGGTGAGGACAACGAGGTACCCGAGGCCGACGGTCACCGCGCTGACCCCCAGCGGGAGCATGGTGATCACCGTTGCAGCACTGCCCGACCACCCCCTCGCCCGGGAGATGGCAACGGCGCCGGCAAGACCGAGGGCCATCGCAATGACCGTCGCCCATGTCGCACTGAGCAGTGAATACCGCATGGTGTCCAGTGGTGTCTGACCGTTCACCGACTCCGACAGCGCCCGGTAACCGTCCAGATTCCAGTTCCCACCCACGGTGGGTCGCACCGAGCGCAGCACCAGGATTGCCGGTGGGGCCAGCAGGATCACCCCCGACACCCCGAGGATCGAGCCGATCACCGGCCACTCACGGCCGCGTGGCCGCCTGCGGTATCGCGGAGCAGCTGTCGCGCGGACCCGGCGACCGAGGATCGCGCTGAGCGCGACCACCACCGCGACCACGACGATCTGGACCATCGAGAGCGCAACCGCAGCAGGTAGCTGGAAGAAACCGATTGCCTGCCGGTAGATCTCGGTCTCCAGCGTGTTGAATCTGCCGCCACCGAGTATCAGGATGACCCCGAAGCTGGTCGCGCAGAACAGGAACACCACTGATGCCGCAGAGGCGATGGCCGGGGCCAACGCGGGCAAGGTGATCGTGCGGAACACGCGGATGGGTCCGGCTCCGAGAGTCCGGGCGGCCTGCTCGGAACGAGGATCGATTCCGGACCACACCGACCCGACCGTGCGCACCACCACTGCGACATTGAAGAACATGTGCGCCAACAGGATTGCCCAGACGGATGCGGCGAGATCCAAACCGGCGAGCGGGGCGCGATCACCCAGCAGAGCCGAGAACGCTACGCCGACGACAACGGTGGGCAGGACAAAAGGGATGGTGACGAGCACCCTCAGCAGCAGCGCACCTCGGAGTTCATAGGTGGACAGCACCCACGCGAGCGGAAGGCCGATCAGCAGGGTGAGGGCAGTGGACGCGGCAGCCTGCGCGACGGTGAACCACAGCAGATGTGCGGCGTTGGCACCGTCGAGAAGCTGCCACAGGTTCGACGCGGAGCCGTCGGCGAACGCCCGCTCCGCCAAGGCCACGAGTGGCCAGCCGAACATCACCGCCACGAACACCAGCGGGGCGGCGCCCAGAGCCGTCACAGCCACTCGGCCGACAATGGCCGAATGTGCCGGCCGAGCCGTCGGCACCTCGATCAGCGGCCCATCACGGTGCGCCACTCCTGTTGCCACGCTTCGCGGTTCGTCGCGATCTCGTCGGCGGGCATGGTTGCGGCGGCCTCGGGCTCGGGAGCGTGCTGAGCCCAGTCGACCGGCAGGGGTGTTCCTTCACGGACCGGGTAGACGTACATCGACTCGGGAAGCGCCGCCTGAACGGGCTCACTGATCAAGTAGTCGATGACCTTCTTGGCGCCGTCTTCGTTCGACGCGCCGCGCAGTACGCCGGCGTACTCGACCTGCTCGAAGCAGGTGTCGAGCAAGGCGGTGGTGGTGGGGAGAAACGCGGGCGACGATGCGTAGGAGACGACGATCGGCTTGGAGCCCTTGCCCTCACCCGCGGTGAACTCCTGGTTGTAGGCCTCGGTCCATCCGGGCGCGATGGCCACCTCGTTGTCGCGCAGTCGCTGCCAGTAGCCCTGC is a window from the Williamsia sp. DF01-3 genome containing:
- a CDS encoding (deoxy)nucleoside triphosphate pyrophosphohydrolase translates to MREVVAGAVIGDGRLLLAQRTYPTEVAGLWELPGGKVEAGESREQALRRELGEELGIEVRVGRQLGEPVPLRADLVLVALAADLIKGSPRPAEHSAVRWVETPELESMAARGELVPADAVWLDDLVELLAVRQRGNEPS
- a CDS encoding iron ABC transporter permease — its product is MFGWPLVALAERAFADGSASNLWQLLDGANAAHLLWFTVAQAAASTALTLLIGLPLAWVLSTYELRGALLLRVLVTIPFVLPTVVVGVAFSALLGDRAPLAGLDLAASVWAILLAHMFFNVAVVVRTVGSVWSGIDPRSEQAARTLGAGPIRVFRTITLPALAPAIASAASVVFLFCATSFGVILILGGGRFNTLETEIYRQAIGFFQLPAAVALSMVQIVVVAVVVALSAILGRRVRATAAPRYRRRPRGREWPVIGSILGVSGVILLAPPAILVLRSVRPTVGGNWNLDGYRALSESVNGQTPLDTMRYSLLSATWATVIAMALGLAGAVAISRARGWSGSAATVITMLPLGVSAVTVGLGYLVVLTAMPREVSTSPVIVPAVQALIACPLVIRILVPAMGLIDRRLRQATATLGAGPLRVWWTVDFPVIRRALCAAAGFAFVIALGEFGATSFVARPDTTTVPVLIGSSLARPGSGNFATAMACSVMMLVVTAVVVTLIEVVRREERGGEF
- a CDS encoding ABC transporter ATP-binding protein, encoding MLQLSSVTVGYRSETVLDDLSLSIGTEGSAITALLGPSGCGKSTLIRAIAGLEPLTGGTITFDGADLAPIATHRRDFGVVFQDGQLLPGRSVADNIGYGLRARRWRKDATAARVAEMLDLVDLSGYGNRQVAELSGGQQQRVALARALAPRPRLLLLDEPLSALDRQLRERLAVEIAEIIDATGTPTIVVTHDHTEAALMADHIAVMDRGRIIQHDDPASLWRAPRNERVARFIGCTTIFKGTVRAGVLDSDLGAVALDVPDGQVRIGLRPDAVAALPLADAGQSAPVGTVRHVASLPEGTRVRLSVAGIDVDAVSNAAVSLGDRMAIVLDAHRLAVITEHSTEDADA
- a CDS encoding ABC transporter family substrate-binding protein codes for the protein MTGDAAGQSRLDTKALRCLGLVAACLMLVTACVADPPPPVQQTNSVPPEPTEPSGQVLYVATDSIGIGFNPHLAADQSAVTTAVAAMTLPSSFRPVADGPRVGWVMDPALLTSAEVTGTAPFTITYRIHEDAQWSDGLPITAEDFIYLWQQMSRQPNVTAPAGYRLITDVRSGGGGKEVTATFAAPYPAWRELFNDLLPSHVLKGAPGGFQSGMDSGFPASGGPFTISGIDHSRDEVRMIRNDRFWLKPAIVDRLTLRRAGTISQVADSMRSGDTRVAAISGGPALGANLGSIGGVQTGKVAQSRTLGITVNTRTDSMADLDLRRAVLGSIDTQLVTYAGADDTEVLPAMNSVYAPSDPGYYPVPRTVATPQQIDGWISAAGYRRGLAEPPPTPSDESIPSDAPGSTTTETTTTAPGSSDVSGTPTPQTPAGDLPRLPVGVQQVERDGEPLIVRVASVSGDPRTGAAAANIVDQLGRSGIRAETVSLSTADLYSSALTGRQVDIVVGWSRAGESPATALASNTECLSTEATTETSVSGEPGPSLSATPSPGPTESASSSSQAPEERTEPRYTSNVSGLCDPALQALSARAISADDPTEDLRAAQRLLDDQSVYLPVYQDVLTTAVSPLVTGAPVTGPVQTGIFGGSAGWQQQTGN